Below is a genomic region from Zea mays cultivar B73 chromosome 9, Zm-B73-REFERENCE-NAM-5.0, whole genome shotgun sequence.
CTCTGAAATTACAAGCCGTCGGTTTCTCCCCATTAGCCAGGGGTAAAACGGGAAAGACGGAGAACGAAGAGGAGGGGAGGGGGGCGACGTCGCCGGCGGTCGGAGGCGACGGGGATGAGTCGGAAGGAGGCGGAGCCGGCAGGACAGGATGGGTCTTCTTCGTCTGCCACTGATGGGGGAGGAGGAAGTGGCAGTGGCCGGGAGCTGGCAGATGCGCTGGCGCGGCGACGTTTGTACCGGGAGGTGACGCTGGCGCTGCACTCAGGGTTGCGCGACGCCAAGGCGGACTTCTCCTTCCTCCGCGCGCGTGGGCTCCGCAGCCTGCTCGGATTCCTTCGCTCCACCGCCTCCGCGGCCGACGACGCGCTGCTGCTCCTTTTCCGCCACTCCCAATCCATCCCCGATCTCCAAGGTATCATTTCTTCGACCATTTCGGTGATCTGATGCGAAGGATCTTTGGTTGTGGCTACGCAATGGTATTGTCATTAGGTGAAACCAATCCCTTATGCAATGGTCAATGGCTGTTTGAAATCTGATGAATAATTCTTGAATACATACTAAAGACTTTAACGTTATCTACTCAATGAAATCGGCACTATATGTAGTGCCAGCTTGTTAAAGGCAGTAAGTTAGGAGCAGCGCTGCTGCACTTGCTAGATCCTAACATAAGTAGTGGCGATTAAATCAATGAAGCACTCTCAGGCTCATTAGTTAGAGCCCAAGATTCTGCATTAGGTAATAGATGCCCCCAAACAGCCTTTTGATATCTATATTATGCCCCTTCAAATCACAAGAGCGGAATCCATATTTACTATGTAGCTCATGCTGGTAGCTTAGAGGTCTAGTCTAGGAAGATACATTGTTAGCCTTTTTAATTCTTTCCATTTGTCGCTCTCTCGTGTGCTTTTACTCCTTTTCCTTAATATAAATATAGGCAGCACTCTTGCTACTTTGTTTTAAAAAAATAACTAGTTAGCTGTTTATCCTTCCAGACTTCCTGAATTGCATTTCATGGTTGTCAATGCAATAACGACTGCATTTGCCCTGTCCCATTATAATGCTCTCAAGAGAAGAACAAACCTGGTAACTGTATCTGTGTGTTAGTATTACTTCCTGTGTCATAATATAAAAGGTGTAACTGTATTTTGCAGATGTTCTAGAGTACAAAGTGCACCTCTCTCGGCTCTTATTTTGATGACATGTAACAATGTGGCATTTACTGCACTTGCGGGCTTCTCAGCTCTTTATCGGTTGGATTCACATGCATGCATGTTTACTTTTTTCCCCTCACCAGTATTAGTACGCCAACTCATACTTGTTCTTTATCAGGAAACGTCAGGTCATTGAAAAATAACAGGAattaaaccatttcttggtctctgTATCAAAGGTAGTGGCGCCTTCTAAGTAAGTACGGACGGAATATAACATAAACAAACCTATTAAATCTTTAATTTACTTTTTCATTATTGCAGCTACCTGCCTGGTCACGTAGTTTGAGTTTCTCATAATTGTCTACGACCGTTACAAAAAAAGGGCCAAATAAGATGGATCCTCGTGTGAGAATCGTAGTACCTGTTGTTGGGGATCAGGATCTGGTGGGTTGATAGGATTGCGGATCCTACCGGGGACGTGGCGCAGCGAGTAAGGATGGGGTGCTGGGGAGGCcggccgggggcctctgcccacggccggCAAGAGAGGAGGGATTTCCTTCTAATTCTTGCTTACCTTCAATTGATACAGTCCTTCTCCTTATATAGAGAGGGTTACTTGACCTTTAAGCACTagatctaatcttatctctaattcTAATCTTATCACAAACTAGCCTTATCTTTATCTAACCTACTGAGGGGCATGCTGCTACAGTACCGGCGTCACTGTGGTGGACCCTCTTGGGCCCTGACACCTGCATTCATCAGTTTTGGAGTTATATGATCATTCTCGCAAATAGTGATCTAGCGTAACTTTCTTTGTGTATATTTCAGGAGTGGGTTGTTACAGTGGTCAGTGGAGTAGTTATTCTTGTTGTAATGAGCATATCAAGTTTGCAATTTTAAATCTCAAAAGACATTAATATGCCTGGGCATTTGGTTGGATATAATTCTTATGCTTATACCCGAGAATGCAGCAGTTACTGATGAACTTGTGTCTGTTACAGTTATTCCTGTTCTCTTTCAGAATTCGTTGCATCAACCAAAGCAAGATCCTGTTGTGACATTGGATCATATATTTGGAACGGAACCAATGAAGATTACAAGCCCCCCTACAGGTTCTGAAATTGCTCTTGCACTTAGAGTCTTGGAAGGTTGTTGCCTTTTATATAGCCGATGCACAGCTCTGGCCCACAAATACAAGGCTGTGAAGGTAATCACAAT
It encodes:
- the LOC100272392 gene encoding uncharacterized protein LOC100272392, which codes for MSRKEAEPAGQDGSSSSATDGGGGSGSGRELADALARRRLYREVTLALHSGLRDAKADFSFLRARGLRSLLGFLRSTASAADDALLLLFRHSQSIPDLQVIPVLFQNSLHQPKQDPVVTLDHIFGTEPMKITSPPTGSEIALALRVLEGCCLLYSRCTALAHKYKAVKVLLNILASRGPTEQGVCLDTLISLMLDSPSNQMDFEEYSGLEKVAELLKDVQVEKHIRLKCGEFLLLLIGHVFVKENSPIHEQMKNLFGEQCASLIWAASRFGSTLDAEQRQTTLQIQAMRVVESLEPY